A genomic window from Salvia hispanica cultivar TCC Black 2014 chromosome 5, UniMelb_Shisp_WGS_1.0, whole genome shotgun sequence includes:
- the LOC125189362 gene encoding uncharacterized protein LOC125189362 gives MRSHQMNMLLLSLVVSLFIPPRRQRHVRQLRGRYVLVSRIPAQIKNMDRLTRVSDRDCFNNLRMNRNTFGRLCRVLRQYSGLTDSQYIKVEEQVAMFLCILSHHKKTRVIGYDFTRSSHTVSRYMHNVLGGVLRLHEILFVQPEPVLDNCTDHRWKWFKGAVGALDGTYINVRVPIQDQPRYRSRKGQISTNVLAACDRFLRFTYVLTGWEGSAGDSRVLRDAVSRPYGLRVPRDTYYLCDNAYANSEGFLTPYKGVRYHLKEWGPNAHVPQNLEEIFNMRHTKAHNVIERAFAVLKMHWGILRSPSFYPLQVQVRLITCCFILHNFIMREMDDDPIENALETDLGENVGSEEPWENPSYVDNIEPTDAWTNKRRDLALHMWNNRNDA, from the exons ATGCGATCACATCAGATGAACATGCTTCTACTAAGTTTGGTTGTATCCCTCTTCATTCCACCCCGAAGGCAAAGACACGTTCGTCAGTTGAGGGGGAGATATGTGCTTGTTTCGAGAATTCCTGCTCAAATCAAGAACATGGATAGACTTACACGAGTTTCGGACCGAGATTGTTTTAACAACTTGCGCATGAATAGGAATACATTCGGTCGCTTGTGCCGAGTTCTCCGACAATACAGCGGCCTGACCGACTCACAGTACATAAAAGTGGAGGAACAAGTGGCTATGTTCTTATGCATCTTATCCCATCACAAGAAAACTAGAGTTATTGGGTATGATTTCACAAGATCCTCGCATACGGTGTCTCGTTATATGCATAACGTTCTAGGTGGTGTACTGCGACTCCACGAGATCTTATTTGTGCAGCCCGAACCTGTCCTGGATAATTGCACCGACCATCGTTGGAAGTGGTTTAAG GGTGCCGTAGGAGCATTAGATGGGACGTACATCAACGTGCGGGTGCCTATTCAGGACCAACCAAGGTACCGTTCTCGGAAAGGACAAATATCAACCAATGTTCTTGCGGCTTGTGACAGATTTTTAAGGTTCACATATGTACTAACTGGCTGGGAAGGGTCGGCTGGAGATTCGAGAGTTCTCCGTGATGCAGTCTCAAGGCCATATGGATTGCGCGTCCCTAGAG ACACATACTATCTATGCGACAATGCATACGCTAACAGCGAGGGTTTCCTGACACCTTACAAAGGGGTGCGTTACCATCTCAAAGAGTGGGGACCTAATGCGCACGTGCCTCAAAATCTAGAGGAGATTTTCAATATGAGACACACTAAAGCGCACAATGTCATTGAACGGGCCTTTGCCGTCTTGAAGATGCATTGGGGAATACTAAGGAGTCCTAGCTTCTACCCGCTACAGGTTCAAGTGAGGCTAATCACTTGCTGCTTCATCCTTCACAATTTTATCATGCGTGAAATGGACGACGACCCAATCGAGAATGCACTCGAAACTGATCTAGGGGAAAATGTAGGAAGTGAAGAGCCTTGGGAGAACCCCAGTTATGTCGACAACATTGAGCCTACAGATGCATGGACTAACAAGAGAAGAGATTTGGCATTGCACATGTGGAATAACAGAAACGACGCTTAA
- the LOC125189179 gene encoding zinc finger protein GIS2 gives MSLDNRSRSRSRSRSRSRSPMDRKIRTQRYSYRDAPYRRDTRRGFSQNSLCKNCKRPGHFARECPNVAICHNCGLPGHIASECSTKSLCWNCREPGHMAGNCPNEGICHTCGKAGHRARDCSAPQLPPGDLRLCNNCFKQGHMAVDCTNDKACKNCRKTGHLARDCQNEPVCNMCNISGHVARDCPKANMLEERGRGGGGMGGGGGGFRDIVCRNCQQMGHMSRDCMAMTICHNCGGRGHLAFECPSGRFMDRFPRRY, from the exons ATGAGCTTAGACAACAGGAGCCGAAGCAGGAGCAGGAGCAGAAGCAGAAGCAGGAGTCCGATGGATCGTAAGATCCGAACTCAACGCTATTCCTATCGTGATGCACCATATAGGCGGGATACAAGGCGGGGCTTCAG TCAGAACAGTTTGTGCAAAAACTGCAAAAGACCTGGTCACTTTGCTAGAGAATGCCCCAATGTAGCCATTTGCCACAACTGTGGTCTTCCTGG GCACATTGCATCAGAATGCAGCACAAAATCTCTGTGCTGGAACTGTCGGGAGCCTGGTCATATGGCCGGGAATTGCCCAAACGAAGGCAtctgtcacacttgtgggaaaGCAGGACACCGTGCCAGAGACTGCTCAGCTCCTCAGTTGCCTCCTGGTGACTTGAGGCTGTGCAATAATTGCTTCAAGCAAGGACACATGGCAGTTGACTGTACCAACGACAAGGCCTGCAAAAACTGTCGGAAAACAGGCCATCTTGCACGTGATTGTCAGAATGAGCCCGTGTGCAATATGTGCAATATATCTGGACATGTAGCTAGAGACTGCCCTAAGGCCAATATGCTCGAAGAGAGAGGTCGTGGAGGTGGAGGTATGGGCGGAGGTGGAGGCGGATTCAGGGACATAGTTTGTCGGAACTGTCAGCAGATGGGGCATATGAGTAGAGATTGCATGGCGATGACCATTTGCCACAACTGCGGTGGAAGAGGTCACCTGGCATTTGAATGCCCATCCGGGAGGTTCATGGACCGATTTCCCAGAAGGTACTAA
- the LOC125186819 gene encoding endoglucanase 24-like, whose translation MVQKSPNMKQRYAILLLLLSQFPFFAASYHDYADALSKSILFFEGQRSGYLPPDQRLTWRDHSGLGDGWTVGADLTGGYYDAGDNVKFNFPMAFTTTMLAWSVIEFGDRMPPPELRNALAAIRWSTDYLLKTVAQPNRIFVQVGDPIADHNCWERPEDMDTPRTVYVVEAPNPASDVAGETAAALAAASMAFRASDPGYAETLLRTSARVFNYADSYRGAYSDNANIREGVCPFYCDFDGYQDELLWGAAWLGRASNDDTYLSYLQNNGKTLGADENINEFGWDNKHAGLNVLVSKEVLENSKYSLQSYRASADSFMCTLVPEATSFHIEFTPGGLIYRPGGSNLQHATTISFLSLVYADYLERSSQTVNCGEVSISPSMLRQVAQRQVNYILGENPTGMSYMVGYSSSYPKRIHHRGSSIPSKKDHPQVVACKEGSVFFNSSDPNPNTLVGAVVGGPGEDDVYDDDRVDYKKSEPTTYINAPFVGALAYFAANPNIGS comes from the exons atgGTGCAAAAATCCCCAAACATGAAACAGCGCTACGCAATTCTGCTACTTCTCCTCTCACAATTCCCATTCTTCGCGGCGAGCTACCACGACTACGCCGACGCATTGTCCAAATCGATCCTCTTCTTCGAGGGGCAGCGCTCCGGCTACCTTCCGCCGGATCAGCGCCTGACGTGGCGAGATCACTCAGGTCTCGGCGACGGCTGGACCGTCGGCGCCGACCTCACCGGCGGCTACTACGACGCCGGCGACAACGTCAAGTTCAATTTCCCCATGGCTTTCACCACCACAATGCTCGCCTGGAGCGTAATCGAGTTCGGCGACCGAATGCCGCCGCCGGAGCTCCGCAACGCGCTGGCTGCGATCAGGTGGTCCACCGATTATTTGTTGAAGACGGTTGCGCAGCCTAACCGAATTTTCGTGCAG GTTGGGGATCCGATTGCTGACCACAACTGTTGGGAGAGGCCAGAGGACATGGACACTCCTAGGACAGTGTACGTCGTTGAGGCTCCGAATCCGGCGTCTGACGTCGCCGGGGAGACAGCCGCAGCCCTAGCTGCAGCCTCCATGGCATTCCGAGCATCCGACCCCGGATATGCTGAGACTCTGCTACGGACCTCTGCCAGAGTTTTTAACTACGCGGATAGCTACCGTGGGGCTTATAGCGATAATGCGAATATTAGAGAAGGGGTGTGCCCGTTCTACTGTGATTTTGATGGATATCAG GATGAATTGCTATGGGGGGCAGCTTGGCTGGGAAGGGCATCAAATGATGACACTTACCTCAGTTACTTGCAAAACAATGGCAAAACACTAGGGGCTGATGAGAACATTAACGAATTCGGGTGGGACAACAAGCATGCCGGTCTAAACGTGCTCGTTTCCAAG GAGGTTTTGGAGAACAGCAAGTATTCACTCCAGTCATACAGAGCCTCAGCAGACAGCTTCATGTGCACACTCGTCCCAGAAGCGACCTCCTTCCACATAGAGTTCACCCCTGGAGGCCTCATCTACCGCCCGGGTGGAAGCAATCTACAGCACGCGACCACCATCTCCTTCCTCTCGCTCGTGTATGCAGACTACTTGGAGCGATCATCGCAAACTGTCAACTGCGGTGAAGTCAGCATTAGCCCCTCAATGCTGAGGCAGGTAGCACAGAGGCAGGTTAACTACATCTTAGGAGAAAATCCAACAGGCATGTCGTATATGGTTGGGTATAGCAGCTCCTACCCTAAGAGGATCCACCACCGCGGATCCTCTATCCCCTCCAAGAAGGACCACCCTCAGGTGGTCGCTTGCAAGGAGGGCTCGGTCTTTTTTAACTCATCCGATCCTAACCCTAACACGTTGGTCGGGGCCGTGGTGGGGGGGCCGGGCGAGGATGATGTGTATGACGATGATAGGGTCGACTATAAGAAGTCCGAGCCAACTACTTATATCAATGCTCCATTTGTTGGTGCTCTTGCATACTTTGCTGCCAACCCTAATATTGGTAGTTAG